A genomic window from Anoplolepis gracilipes chromosome 6, ASM4749672v1, whole genome shotgun sequence includes:
- the Carpb gene encoding carbonic anhydrase-related protein 10 — protein sequence MAPFNSVFLGVWGVFVVILIQESTPVSWEEWWTYDGISGPAFWGLINPEWWLCNKGRRQSPVNLEPTRLLFDPNLQPLHLDKHRINGVLANTGHSVVFAVENDTRHPVNISGGPLSYRYQFHEIHLHFGADDRIGSEHTVDGHAFPAELQIFGFNSQLYNNFSDALHKAQGIVAVSLLLQVGDLSNPELRTFTQQLDKIKYGGQAMEIKRFGVRELLPDTKHYMTYDGSTTMPACHETTTWIILNKPIYITKQQLHALRQLMQGDEKQPNAPLANNFRPPQPLHHRPVRTNIDFNIQGPKNCPTMNRDIYYKANSWK from the exons ATGGCCCCCTTCAATTCCGTCTTCCTGGGTGTCTGGGGAGTGTTTGTTGTCATTTTAATACAAG AATCGACACCCGTTAGCTGGGAGGAATGGTGGACGTACGATGGTATTTCCG GTCCTGCCTTCTGGGGTCTCATCAACCCGGAATGGTGGCTTTGTAACAAAGGTCGAAGACAATCACCAGTTAATCTCGAGCCTACTCGACTGCTTTTCGACCCAAATTTACAACCGCTTCATTTAGACAAGCACAGAATTAACGGTGTACTGGCGAACACCGGACATAGCGTCGTGTTTGCCGTGGAAAACGACACCCGTCATCCCGTCAACATCTCCGGCGGTCCGCTCAGTTATCGTTATCAGTTCCATGAGATTCATCTGCACTTTGGCGCGGACGATCGCATCGGCAGTGAGCACACCGTCGATGGACACGCTTTTCCTGCCGAG CTCCAGATATTCGGCTTCAATTCGCAACTCTATAACAACTTCTCGGACGCTTTGCACAAAGCGCAAGGGATCGTGGCGGTATCGCTACTTTTGCAG GTAGGCGACCTCTCGAACCCTGAGCTGAGAACATTCACGCAGCAGCTGGATAAAATCAAATACGGAG GGCAGGCCATGGAAATTAAACGTTTCGGGGTGCGCGAACTTCTGCCGGACACGAAGCATTACATGACGTACGACGGCTCCACCACGATGCCGGCGTGTCACGAGACCACCACATGGATCATCCTCAACAAGCCCATATACATCACCAAGCAGCAG CTACACGCTCTGAGGCAATTGATGCAGGGGGATGAAAAACAACCAAACGCTCCGCTTGCAAATAACTTTAGACCACCACAACCCCTACATCATCGTCCTGTTCGGACAAATATTGATTTCAATATTCAG GGTCCGAAGAATTGTCCGACGATGAACAGGGACATATATTACAAAG CCAATAGCTGGAAATAA